One part of the Musa acuminata AAA Group cultivar baxijiao chromosome BXJ1-5, Cavendish_Baxijiao_AAA, whole genome shotgun sequence genome encodes these proteins:
- the LOC103985526 gene encoding probable sugar phosphate/phosphate translocator At1g48230: MISKQLLLTYLYLLIYICLSSGVILYNKWVLSPKHFKFPFPITLTMIHMGFSGVVAFFLVRVFKVVAPVKMTFQIYATCVIPISAFFASSLWFGNTAYLHISVAFIQMLKALMPVATFLMAVTCGTDKLRCDVFLNMVLVSVGVAISSYGEINFNVIGTAYQVTGIFAEALRLVLTQVLLQKKGLNLNPVTSLYYIAPCSFLFLFVPWYVLEKPGMEISQIQFNFWIFFSNALCALALNFSIFLVIGRTGAVTIRVAGVLKDWILIALSTIIFPESTITGLNIIGYAIALCGVVMYNYLKVRDVRASNQLPTESIPERATKEWKLDKKSDLYSDSSNNGRNIASDAGVTASDSFSVDEEAPLLQASRVPGLKST; the protein is encoded by the exons ATGATCAGCAAACAACTTCTGCTGACTTACCTTTATCTCCTTATTTACATTTGTCTCTCATCAGGGGTTATCTTGTATAACAAG TGGGTACTATCTCCAAAGCATTTCAAGTTTCCTTTTCCCATAACTTTAACTATGATTCACATGGGATTTTCTGGTGTGGTGGCATTCTTTCTTGTTCGTGTTTTTAAG GTTGTTGCACCTGTTAAGATGACTTTTCAGAT ATATGCAACTTGTGTGATTCCTATTAGTGCGTTCTTTGCATCAAGTCTATG GTTTGGCAACACTGCTTATTTGCATATTTCAGTTGCTTTTATTCAGATGCTCAAGGCCTTAA TGCCTGTTGCAACATTTCTCATGGCTGTTACCTGCGGCACTGACAAATTGAGGTGTGATGTTTTCTTGAACATGGTGCTGGTCAGTGTTGGGGTTGCAATTTCATCCTATGGTGAGATCAATTTTAATGTAATTGGAACGGCTTACCAGGTTACTGGTATATTCGCAGAAGCTTTAAGGCTGGTTTTGACTCAGGTCCTTCTTCAGAAAAAGGGCTTGAATCTAAATCCTGTTACCAGTCTATATTACATAGCACCCTGCAG TTTTCTGTTTCTCTTTGTACCTTGGTATGTATTGGAGAAGCCAGGGATGGAAATATCACAGATCCAGTTTAATTTCTGGATATTTTTCTCAAATGCTCTCTGTGCATTGGCCTTAAACTTCTCGATATTTCTAGTAATTGGTAGAACTGGAGCAGTGACCATTCGAGTTGCTGGTGTTCTGAAAGACTGGATATTAATTGCCCTTTCGACAATTATCTTTCCTGAATCAACAATAACTGGTCTTAATATAATTGGTTATGCCATTG CTCTTTGTGGTGTTGTCATGTACAACTACTTGAAGGTCAGGGATGTTAGAGCATCAAACCAATTGCCGACAGAGAGCATTCCCGAAAGGGCCACAAAG GAGTGGAAGCTGGACAAGAAGTCAGATTTATACAGTGACAGTAGTAACAACGGCAGAAACATAGCAAGTGATGCAGGAGTCACTGCTTCAGATTCATTTTCTGTGGATGAAGAAGCTCCCCTCCTTCAGGCCTCGAGGGTTCCTGGTTTGAAGTCAACTTAG